The Kocuria turfanensis genome contains the following window.
CCCCTCCAGGGCCACGGTCTTGGACAGCCCCTCGAGGCCGTGCTTGGCCGCGACGTAGGCGCTCTTGTAGGGGGAGGCCCGCAGCCCGTGCACGGAGGAGATGTTCACGACCCGTCCCCAGCCCCGCTCGTACATGTGCGGCAGGGCCGCGCGCACCAGCAGGAACGGGCTCTCGAGCATGAGCACGAGGATCCGGTGGAAGTCGGCGGGGTCGAAGTCCTGGATCGGGGCGACCTTCTGGATGCCGGCGTTGTTCACGAGCACGTCCACCTCCAGGCTCAGCCCGGCCAGCGCCGCGGTGTCGAGCAGGTCGACGGCCCACGCCCGCCCGCCGAGCTCGTCGGCGACCCGCTGCGCGCCGGCCTCGTCGACGTCGGCCACCACCACGTGCGCCCCGGCGCCCGCCAGGGCGCGGGCCGCGGCCAGCCCGATGCCGCTCGCTCCACCGGTCACCAGCGCGGTGCGGCCCTCGAGGCCGTTGTCCTGGAACATGGGGATCCTTCCTTCCGTCGGCCGCGCCCACAGGGTCCGGGGCGCCGGTCACCGTCACGGTATGTGATCCGGAGCACGACGGCGAGCAGGGGCCCGCGCGTCACACGGCGTCATGCCCGTCACGCGGCTCCCGAATGGCGCAACATCCGGGCCGTGGGATTGGATGGGGTCGTCACCATCCAGAGCGGCCGAGAGACCTGGCTCGACGACGCCGCAGCAACCCGCACGGACGGCCCCCGCGCCCTCCGCCCCGGTGCTACCGCCAGGACCGATGGAAAGGACAGCGCCTCATGCTGCACAGTGCCGACCGCATCCTCACGTCCCACGCCGGCTCCCTCCCCCGGACCCCGGAACTGCTGGAGGCCAACGAGGCGCGCGTCCCGGGCGGGGCCGGCGCCGAGGAGTTCGACCGCCTGCTGCGGGACGCCGTCGTGGACGTCGTGCGCCGCCAGCGCGAGGCCGGCATCGACGTGGTCAACGACGGCGAGTACGGCCACGCGATGACCCACTCGGTGGACTACGGAGCGTGGTGGACCTACTCCTTCGACCGCACGGGCGGGCTCGAGATCGTCGACGACAACGACATCCACGTCCCGAAGCGCTCGACCCCCGGCAACGTGGTGCTCACGAGCTTCCTGGACCGGCGGGACCTCGCCGCCTTCCACGACGCCTACACGGACCCCTCCTCCGGCATCCACCTGGCCGACCCCGACCTGCCGCCGCCCGTGTTCCCGGCCGCGACCGGTCCGATCAGCTACACCGGCCGGGACGCGGTCTCCTCCGACGTCGCCAACCTCACCGCCGCGCTGCGGGAGACGGGGGCGGCCGAGGGCTTCGTCGCCGCCCTGTCCCCCGGCTCGGCCGCGCGGATCGGCAACCACCACTACGCGAGCGAGGAGGAGTTCCTCTACGCGTGGGCGGACGTGCTCCGCGAGGAGTACACCGCCATCCTCGACGCCGGCCTGGTGCTGCAGATCGACGACCCCTCCATCGCCGAGTCCTGGGACCAGATCAACCCCGAGCCGGCCGTCGAGGACTACCGGCGCTTCGTCCAGGTCCGGGTGGAGGCCCTCAACCACGCCCTCCGCGGCCTGCCGCAGGAGCGGATCCGCTTCCACCTGTGCTGGGGCTCCTGGCACGGCCCGCACACCACGGACCTCGAGTTCAAGCACCTGGTGGACCTGCTGCTGTCGATCGACGCGGGCGCCTACTCCTTCGAGGGCGCCAACGCCCGGCACGAGCACGAGTGGAAGGTCTGGGAGGACCACACGCTGCCCGAGGGCAAGCTGATCCTGCCCGGCGTGGTCTCGCACGCCACCAACGTCGTGGAGCACCCCGAGCTCGTCGCCGACCGGATCGAGCGCTACGCGAAGCTCGTGGGGCGCGAGAACGTCATCGCCTCGACCGACTGCGGCCTGGGCGGACGGGTGCACCCGCAGATCGCGTGGGCGAAGCTCGAGACCCTCGCCCGCGGCGCCGAGCTCGCCTCGCGCCGGCTCTGGGCCTGAGCGCCCCGCCCGCCCCGCCCCCGTCACCGCACCCGTCACCCCCCTCCGAGGAGCACCTCCATGACCCTGCAGAACACCGACCGCGTGCAGACCACCCATGTGGGCTCCCTGCCCCGGACCCCGCGCCTCCTGGAGGCCAACCGGCAGCACGCCCAGAGCGCGATCACGTTCGAGCAGCTCACGGACGAGCTCGCGGCGGGCGTCGAGGACGTCGTGCGGCGCCAGCGGGAGACCGGTGTGGACGTGGTCAACGACGGCGAGTACGGGCACACGATGTCCAGCGCCGTCGACTACGGGGCCTGGTGGAACTACTCCTTCTCCCGCCTCGGCGGGCTGACGCCCACGGACGAGGACCGGTGGGCGTCCACGGAGCGCAGACGCTCCTCGCCCGGACACGTCGTGCTCACGAGCTTCCCGGACCGCCGGGACCGGGAGCGGTTCCGGGAGGCGTACGAGGACCCGACGTCGGGCAT
Protein-coding sequences here:
- a CDS encoding cobalamin-independent methionine synthase II family protein — its product is MLHSADRILTSHAGSLPRTPELLEANEARVPGGAGAEEFDRLLRDAVVDVVRRQREAGIDVVNDGEYGHAMTHSVDYGAWWTYSFDRTGGLEIVDDNDIHVPKRSTPGNVVLTSFLDRRDLAAFHDAYTDPSSGIHLADPDLPPPVFPAATGPISYTGRDAVSSDVANLTAALRETGAAEGFVAALSPGSAARIGNHHYASEEEFLYAWADVLREEYTAILDAGLVLQIDDPSIAESWDQINPEPAVEDYRRFVQVRVEALNHALRGLPQERIRFHLCWGSWHGPHTTDLEFKHLVDLLLSIDAGAYSFEGANARHEHEWKVWEDHTLPEGKLILPGVVSHATNVVEHPELVADRIERYAKLVGRENVIASTDCGLGGRVHPQIAWAKLETLARGAELASRRLWA
- a CDS encoding 3-hydroxybutyrate dehydrogenase, whose amino-acid sequence is MFQDNGLEGRTALVTGGASGIGLAAARALAGAGAHVVVADVDEAGAQRVADELGGRAWAVDLLDTAALAGLSLEVDVLVNNAGIQKVAPIQDFDPADFHRILVLMLESPFLLVRAALPHMYERGWGRVVNISSVHGLRASPYKSAYVAAKHGLEGLSKTVALEGAAHGVTSNCVNPGYVRTPLVEKQVADQAKVHGIPESEVVERIMLGETPVKKLVDPEDVGSLVAWLAGPHAAMVTGASYTMDGGWTAR